The region actgatgagccaaaacatgaccacctgcctaatatgctgttggttcTCCGCGTGTCACCAAAACAACACTGAGCCGTCGAGGCATGTGCTCTCAACACAGTATCACAAAATGTCATAATATCCACACGAATTTCTTATTAGAAATTCGTGACATGCAGacgattttttttcttttcttcctaaGGCAAACCTCGTACCGTAGGCAACCACTTTTCGTGTACACGACGCGATTTTTATGCAGGAGTCGGAGCGAAAtaattgttaattattctgTACCTTACACGTATCCTATACTGAGACCATCGTTATGCAGCCTGATATGTATTCCCATCCATTCTCATATCAAATGTGTTCCAATTAAATATCTAGCAGTTTTTGTGCAAACTGGCTACTGTAAATTCGGGATCAATAGCCGATTTattgtattaaatgcattataaataCGCTCGTGTAATACACAAAACTGAAGCTGTTGAAATTATGAAGTTGtttaatatacataaaactAGATCTTTATATAACATTaatcttaaaaaagaaaaaaaagcgtGTCCCGTaacagaggcgtcgctaggatcacaatacattcgggacATATAGCCCGCGTTTTTAAGTTTCAAACAATTGTGACACCCCCGCCCTcttcctcacaatggtttgagCCACTGCCCCCGCCAGCCGTGGCACATGGTGCAGGTACAGTGCATGGATGGGACTCTGACAGTTTGTCTTTGGTGgttcaacagtagtgttgaatttcagtgtctaggaaaaactccctaagaaggtcaaattttaggaagaaacttagagaggacccaggctcagaggggtgacaagtcctcttctggctgtgccagatATTatgtgagatattaagagtccaaatggaataataaataaatttctctgggctaaatccagagtctatttgatgttagactaggtcagaagtatgaccaggtggacaaggacagggacagcaacgggccccccaaaccaggtaatccgcaggtgtggaccaggacctcatctcctcctaaaatttaaaactggaggagactgagaaaagttagtagtgcattcctcatatcccccagcacaataatatagcagcgtaacaccttggaactgagacgggcaAACTGATGCAGTTTTTACAGCACAACATTTGGTGTCCCCCTcgaaaatgttatgtaattctCCCCTCCAAACCTGATAGCAGATTTTCACCACTGGGCCAGGGCTACACCTTAAAcccttcatcatgttcctcaaaccattcccgaacaatgtgtggcagggtgcattatcctgctaaaaCAGGCCACTACCATTAGAGCATACCATTGCCATGATCtgatctgcaacaatgtttagataGGTGGCACGTGTGAAATTGACATCGACGCGAATGCTTTGACCCAGGATTTCCCAGCaaaacattgcccagagcaccACACTCCCTTCACCAGCTTGTAATTTttagcttgaccgtatggtacgtaagaagtgcccatcaagccaattcaacttgtgggaggtgcttgaGGAAGCACGGGATGAAATGTCTTCAAATTACCTCCACCAACTGGCAACTAGaatgcaaggctgtaattgctgcacaTGGAGGAATATTAaggaaagcaaagtttgaaggacactattatttcaattaaaaatcattatttcttacCTGGTCATTGacaatgtttcctattcaaactaatttcatgtatgttttcatggaaaacaaggacatatcTAAGTggccccaaacttttgaacggtagtgtaacTATTTTGGAGAAGGTGAATATGTTTAGGATGAACACATCACAATGCTATTGGTTGTTGATGACTCAGAGATATGTTCAGTACCGTGATGCCAAACCATAACCGTAACCAATAAAATCaatcatcaaatgtatttataaagccctttttacatcagcagttgtcacaaagtgcttttataaaacacacagccttaaaccccaaggagcaaacaacagtagtgttcaatttcagtggctaggaaaaactccctaagaaggacaaaatttaggaagaaccctagagaggaaccaggctcagaggggtgaccagtcctcttctggctgtgccgggtgaacatattaagaatACAAATTGGTCAAAATTTGTCAAATTGAGTCCTAAATTTAAAACTGCAGGAGActgggaacatttagaaaaggcattcctcatatcaacaaggatttatagtggagaaggagaactgaccctactctccCAGCACAATGATATAGCGTAAGACCTTGaggctgagacggggggtccagtgacactgtggccttatccgggggaggcccccggacagggcccaacaggcaggaaatcaatccacccacattgccaagcgtCAACcgaagggacacccaccaaccgcaaccaccctgaatgagggcggAGTATTGCCAGTAACCTTACCCTAACATTTATCCTCACCCTAACGACAGTACTGTCATGCCTAATCGTAACCCTGTGGAATTATGGTACGCTTTGTTATTAGTTAAATGTGGTAGGCATTCTTGGTAGGCATTTATATAAATCGGGGTGTAACCCGAAGAGGGAAATCGATAATGTGTAACATCAGACAACTCTGCTGCGTTGCTATTCACTCATAAAtacttctctttctcccttgacTTGTTCTGGGTGACATTTCTTTAATATCAACACAATATACGAACGGCTGGATTCCTACAACCCTAAGTTAAAGTTAACTTTTAACCTTTAATGTTATTTGTATCGAGGGGTTTATCATTTTTCATCGATAAtgttaaggaccaacataatagcAAAACATTGAGAAACAATGTAATAGCGAGTCGTTAAGGACAAATAGCACTAGGGATATGTTGATAGCGATTGTAATTCCTCagatttatgttcatactgaatatAATTGTGGTATACAAATTAGTTGTATATGAACGTAATCCCTGAGATGTAAAGTTGGCAAAGCCAGCTCTGTGCGTGCACCATAAAGGGGTCAAAATTCAACAGAAACCATAATTGAAATGCGGCAATACGTATTATTTTCACAATAATTAATACTGAATTAGATTGGAATGTTGCTCAGTGttaatcttttaaatgttttcatctttACAACACACGTCTGGGTAATCTAAGCAGAATAATCGATTTATGTTCAGGTAGAGAACTGACACAAATGGCAGCCAACTAAGTGTTGTTCAAATTACACAACATGCTATATCtaaaaaaagtttaatttacCTTTCCCTCCATacaacaaattattaaaaaaaagacttaAAGACCGGGGTTACATTTCTTTAGTGGGGTTCACTTTTCTGGGGTTACATGTGCGTGCGTCCAAAACAGAACATTACAATGTTGAGGAATACAGAGCCGTTCCCGAAGCCATTCCTGTCGCTGTTCCTGTCCTGCCCTCGATCTCCATCATCGCTCAGACAGGGGCTGTTAACTGTGTCCCTCAACTCAGCCACAATACTATTGGAGGTGATGTGAACATCAGCATCTCCGTTCCAGCTCCGGAGAAAGGTGAATATAATACTGTGGCTGTACAGATGCCAGGAATATAACAATTTCCATGTAGGTCTAACACATTTGAgtacattttgtgaaatgtttctTAATCATTTTCCAGAGGACACATCCCAGGCCACAGAAATTAGACAAGGGTAAGATGCCAGATTTTATATTCTTGCATTAGAAAAACCCTCAACAGAAAACCCTCAACAGAATTCCTTATAAAGAGtaatatttgttacatttcTCTTTAAATTGTATGCAGTCATCTTTAAATCTCTAGAAGTGAAAGAAAATTCTAAATTAGCTGTTTAGTACCaaatgtgtctctgtctctctcttttcccctctcttGCTGCAGTGAGTGGAGGGATAGGGTGTGAAGCATTTGAAAGAAGCAAGGGTCCCTGTCTTTCATGTATCGACACAGAGTCTGCAGACAATACCTGGCTAGTGTGGAGACTACAAGCGAGACCAGATGGCTTATTTGCTGAAATACTTGAGCCCGTCTTCATTGACTTTGCCTggcacaaataaacaaaacaaaaattccCCAAAAAATGGGATCACAATACAGTCTGCAGACTAAATCCAAATGTGAAAAGCAAATAACTTTTTGTCAGGAAATACGATATATCAGGTCGAGTGTACCAGATTTGTCtggtttaatttttttgtagagtgatgtttttgtttcactCTATTCTTCGCAGTGCTTGATGTCTTACCAAGGGTTAAAGACAAACATAAATCTATTCTGAGGAAGAAGTTTACACATGTGATTGAAGGCACAGCATGGGAAAAAACTGCCCTCAACAGCATCTTTACAGAGCTCTACATTACCAAAGGAGATAGTGAAGGGCTAAACCAAGAACACGAGGTGTGGCAGATTGAGGATAAATCTAGAACAAAATCATCACCCGACATTCCAATCGACTGCAATGACATATTCAAATGTGAAGAAGGGAAACACATTAGAACTGTACTGACCAAGGGGATCGCTGGCATTGGGAAAACGTTTTTAGTGAGGAAGTTTATTCTTGACTGGGCCGAAGAAAAAGCAAACAAGGATTTTGTTGATTTCATATTTGAGCTTCCTTTCAGGGAGCTGAATTTGATTGAAGGTGATAATAATCTTTCTGAACTACTTCTTGGCTTCTACCCGGAACTTGAAGACATAGGGAATTTACAAAAATTGAATGCTCtgttcatctttgatggtctAGATGAAAGCCGGCATCCTTTGAATTTTGATGACAACAAGAGGGTGACTGATATAAAAGAGAGATCGTCATTTGATATATTGATGACAAACCTTATCAAGGGAAATCTGTTTCCCTCTGCCTACATCTGGATAACATCCAGACCAGTTGCTGCCAATCGTATCCGACCTGAAAAGTTCATCCACCAAGTCACAGAAGTACGGGGGTTCAATGACccacaaaaaaaactgtacttCAGGAGAAAATTCAAGGATGAGGACAAGGCCAacagaatcatctcacacattGAAACGTCAAGGAGCTTTTACATCATGTGTCACTTACCAGTATTTTGTTGGATCGCTGCTATGGTTTTTGAGCAGATGTTCAAGGAAAGTGAGAACAGAAAGATCCCTACAACTCTGACTGAGATGTACACACAGTTAATGCTTAGCCAAGCAAAGCAGGCAAATGAGAAGTATAAGAGGACTGGCAATGAGACAGATCCAGAGAAGATCTTGAAATCGAGGAAGTGCTTCATTTTGAAACTGGGGAGGCTGGCATTTGAACACCTAGAAAAAGgcaattttatatttaatga is a window of Esox lucius isolate fEsoLuc1 chromosome 19, fEsoLuc1.pri, whole genome shotgun sequence DNA encoding:
- the LOC105018096 gene encoding uncharacterized protein LOC105018096 isoform X2, producing the protein MGSSGSRCKQVKQKTPTASNRKDLRKEQLCKEGCITNTDQTSTSLASKQYAENKNEETKVDFKAEEHYNVEEYRAVPEAIPVAVPVLPSISIIAQTGAVNCVPQLSHNTIGGDVNISISVPAPEKEDTSQATEIRQGEWRDRV